Within Diospyros lotus cultivar Yz01 chromosome 15, ASM1463336v1, whole genome shotgun sequence, the genomic segment TTTGCCAAGCTGGAGGTCTATTTCTAGTTGAAATAGAGCTACTTCATTGTTGCCAAGCTGTGGTCACCCACCAAACCTTTGTTGAGTTGAAGCTTGCCCAATAACCAAGTTGACCCTTTGAGTTGCACCTAAAATATTGACCATGCCAAAGAGCTAGCACACTACTGAGCTCAATTAATCCATccacaaacatataaacattgAACTGTGTTTAAAGTAGCACTCATTCAAATGGGAAGTTTGTGAGGAAACACGAAAATAACTTATCATCCATAGAACATTacaaggcaaaaaaaaaagtatgtcAATAGAGAACTAAAACTAATCATCTccttcttttctccttctcccttGTTGGACTTAGTCTCTCAGGGAATTGGGCATCCCTTACTGTCGAGTTGGGCTTGTCTTTAGCTTAGTTGGGCTTTGCCTTGGTCGAGTTGGGCTTCTCTTTGGCTGAGCTAGACACATTTTGTTGCCAAGCTGAGCTAGGCATCACCTCTTCGTTGAGTTAAGCTACTGAGTTTCGCACTACTTTGTTGCCTCGCCTTATCAAGCTGTCGCTTTGCCCTTATCAAGCTAGGGCTTTACGTTGTTGGGCCATACCACTACTTAGCCGAGCTACATAGATAGGGCCTCATCTTGCTAAGCCACTCCACCTCCTAACCGAGCTAGGCTACTCCAAATGATGTTCAAGGGTCCTATAAGGTAAAGTAATCTCCTTATTTGTAGGGCTtaaagaagcaagaaacaataaatttaaaagccATCTCTTCCAATGGAGTGGTCATCCACACCTCCATCAACAATTATCACGAGCAGAACTCCTAGAAAATTAAGAGATTAGCTCAATTACTCTTCAAGCTACTCAGCTCAAGAAATTGGGGGAGAAGAGGCAGAGGGAATAaccaaatgagagaaattaCTTGTGGGTTCACCAATCACCATGTGCAAGTTTACTAATCACCATGCACACCACGTGTATCAAAGGAAACCAATCTAAGGTTGCCATTGTTTTCACCTGGGAGTGTCACGTGTTCCCTAAATCTTTAAGGTCCATCTCCATCATTGGCTCAACTTGACTCTAATTTGAATCAATTGTTGGCATGGAAAACTTGGTTGATCCAATCTACTTTTTTGGACTcagtataatttctttaatatctTAAAAATCTCTCCAACCAATTAAGAATCTCAGTCCAACGACCAAACTGCACTTTGGATGATATCATTCCACGCTATTTATAAAGAGAAATAAACTTCTAAATGTGTGGACACATTGATAGAAGCCCGCTTTATAGTATTCCACattttccttactaatttgAGTATCGAAGTTATCTCGGGAGATTAAAGTCTCACATTTACAAGTATTTGGTTTGAGACAATCTCAATAATTGATCCAACATCATcaaacttttattttgttaatatatatatatattataatatgtaataaaataaaataaaaactatatataattgtatCAAAATGAGTATAGACAGATTCTATTCCTCCAACTCAAGCATACTTTAACTAAAATACATACAATAAAATTTGGAGGAATACCCATTCTCGTCACTACGCAACATTGCGTCAAAACAAAtgaggaaaaatattttaagctTGATTTTGAATTTATCCACCAAAGTATCAAATTTTCGATTTCCTTctgttataaaaaattaaaggcCTGTTGGtctaagttaaaaaattaaaatattttaattttatactgtttaaataaagttaaatttaatatgataataaattgaaatatggtataacttgaaaattcaaatcttattaataaaatttatttttattttttaaactaaatatataaaatattttaaaaactcaaTTTATTGACAGttactaatataataatatagtgGTGTAGCAGCATATGTTTTCTAAATAATTAAGTCCACTGAGATGAAATTGTGTACGTATGAATGTTTGAATATATAACTACACTTTAAATCAGAACTTAATacaattatgttttatttaaggCACCAGTTTGCTGCTACTATAAATATAAtagtatacatatatacacagatATTAGCAATACATTAATACTTCTTATTTagagttttaaattcataaaaaataaaagttgaaaAACATTAAGTTCGATTCTTACTGATAACCGTCCTTTTGCCACTTACCTAAAAAAAGTTATAAACATATTAAGTTCGATTCTTATAAATTACCGTACTTTTACCACTTATCTTAAATTATAAACTTTTAGGAATGTCaatgataaatttttcaaattaatttagcTCTCCCCTACAAAATTGGCACGATTTAAACTGTTTCCCCCAACACCCCCATAGCCCTACCCTTTGAAAAACAAGATATAGCAAACAGACTTTAaccgccctctctctctctctctctccctctctccgaATCATAAAACCCTACTTTCCCTCCCTCACTTCCCCATTTTGACATTTACTGCTCCCCTCTTCTCTTCTACTTGTCCGCTATTTCTCAGAAATGACTTCTGCTGCTTTTTTCTTCTGTGCTTGTGTCCATGGCACCCCTCATCGGTTCTGGTTCGTTGGTGGCAACGGAGGCTGGGCGGTACCGCCTGGCAACGGCTCTAACACCTACAATCAGTGGGCTGCAAACAACAGATTTCATGTTGGAGATACAGTCTGGAAGTTTTAATGCTTGAAAGAACACTTACAATTGCATAAATACTTGCAACAGTTGTGAAAGAGAGCTAAGGTTGTTTGTTTCAGATTTCAAGTACCAAACGACTGGGTGCTGGTAGTGAAGAGAGCAGATTATGAGCACTGCAACGCATCCAGCCCCATCTCCAGATCTGGGGATGGAGACACTGTTTTCCAGTTTAGGCACTACGGCTTCTTCTATTTCATCAGCGGCCCAGCCAGGCCACCGCAAGTCAGGCCAGAGACTGATCATCTGGGTGATGGTGCACCCCCTAAGTCCAGCTGCCCCCCAAGGAGGGCGAAGGCAGCGGCAGAGACCACAACTGGGATCCCAACGCCTTTGGACAGCCGGGTCCAGTTCCACCGCCAAGTTGTTCGTCACCCCGcggggaaggggggggggggttgataTTTCCTTCTAACTAACATCAACAGGTTGAAGTTAGTTCTGATTTTCCATGGGTTTTTTCTAGCATTGTTTCTCTAGTATTCTACTCAAATTGATGACTGATAATTTCAATGCCTACTACATTTTTGGTTGTTGCCATGCAAATGGCTCTTGAACTTTCACTTGACAACAATGAAGTCTTCCAGAAAAACATGAACCATTTGAGACCAATTTCAAGCcaaaatgcaatggcttctcAGAAGCCATTGCTATTCCGTGAAGACCTAAAAGCTTAGGTCCTTTGAGTCGCAGCACAGAGTTCTTACCTATTTACTTGCCTGAGCTTCTGCAGGGTACCAAGAATGAATGTTTTCATCATCCCGGAAATGGCCACGGGATAGATCATTAATCAGATTGTTTAGTTTCCCTGACTGGCTTTCGTTTGCAGTACTTGGAGAAgcggccatatcattttcttgggGGGTTCCCACCTGTGCGTTCAATCCTGTCAATTCATTCTTCCACTTGATACCCATAGCCTCCGCCTGATCCGCAAACATGAATTCAGAAACCGGAGAGCTGCAAACCTTTTTATAGAACTTGTAAGTGGCAGCACAAGTATTTCCACCTTCAAGAAGTTTTGAGAGCGGATGCAGAACTGAGATTGGATCATTGCTTCTTTCCAAGGTTTCCTTCAACTGCAGGAAGTCAGAGACTAATTCTGCCTTGCTGAACTGAACAAACACTGCAGTTACATCCAAGTGATAGACCGAGGTTACTGAGTTTGGACCGAAGACTTTAGAGATGCATTCCTTAATCTCCCTCGCCTTTAGTTTGGGCAGGAATCCCCATATCAAAGCAATATTTGAAAAGATAATCTTTGGATGGGAATGTAGGCTGTGGTACAAAGACTCTGCAGTCCGATTACCAGTACTCAGATCAATGATGTCGCCATTTGTCCAACTTAAATAAAGAAGATTCATGTGCTTTTGAAGCTTGTCAGCATTGGCTGAGTTTGTGAAGGGTGAATGGAGATTGAAATCTAAACCAAGATGACTGCAAGTCTGGATGAAAACACATCCTGTCATAAAAGCATCATAGCCAGCTTCATGCTTAGCTCCAGAGTTCCAGTTCGAGGACCTGCAATTCAGATCATTTTTAGTAACAGGAGGAAATCAATGCCCAACATTGCAATTGGATTCTTGAACAAAGTGATGTATTTACTTTGACTTCCAAACTTTATGTAATTACCTAAGTATGTGTTTGAATAAAGGGATTTCAAATGAcgacatttcaaaattttctatttcttgtgtCCAAATTCAAGGTGGATTTGGACCCAAATCCAAATGCTCCCAATAATTATATAACCAAACAATAAATATGgaatttcaaattccaaatgaCATGGTCAAATGACCCCATCCAAACGCAACCTAAGAGAAGTGCACATccataaacaacaacaataacacaCACCAAGtcttaaattcaaaaaatgagatTAGCTACACGAAGT encodes:
- the LOC127792351 gene encoding early nodulin-like protein 2 gives rise to the protein MTSAAFFFCACVHGTPHRFWFVGGNGGWAVPPGNGSNTYNQWAANNRFHVGDTVWKFQVPNDWVLVVKRADYEHCNASSPISRSGDGDTVFQFRHYGFFYFISGPARPPQVRPETDHLGDGAPPKSSCPPRRAKAAAETTTGIPTPLDSRVQFHRQVKNMNHLRPISSQNAMASQKPLLFREDLKA